A genomic region of Arachis stenosperma cultivar V10309 chromosome 9, arast.V10309.gnm1.PFL2, whole genome shotgun sequence contains the following coding sequences:
- the LOC130951692 gene encoding small polypeptide DEVIL 4-like, whose amino-acid sequence MKMGSASATMGGSKRRISSSSRGFGGVLREQRARLYIIRRCVVMLLCWHD is encoded by the coding sequence ATGAAGATGGGGAGTGCTAGTGCTACCATGGGAGGATCAAAGAGAAGGATCTCATCATCAAGCAGAGGATTTGGTGGAGTCTTGAGAGAGCAAAGGGCTAGGCTTTACATCATAAGAAGATGTGTTGTCATGCTTCTCTGCTGGCATGACTag